The Microbacterium sp. Nx66 genome contains a region encoding:
- a CDS encoding HdeD family acid-resistance protein, giving the protein MSEAVAETKSFFKSIRVALAVSGVLALLAGIALLVWPVKSAVIVTAIFASYLIVAGVVYIGLGIFSRAKGGWSRVGHIVLGLLYIVAGVIAFFNLNVAAATLALVVVIFIGVSWIVDGVVALSLLGSDGSRVWTVIYAILSIIAGIIVLFSPVIAGFALWLLLGMSLVVLGIVQIIRAITLGKDEKAFTTGAAAV; this is encoded by the coding sequence ATGTCTGAAGCAGTCGCAGAAACGAAGTCTTTCTTCAAGTCCATCCGCGTCGCTCTCGCGGTCTCCGGCGTGCTCGCGCTGCTCGCGGGTATCGCGTTGCTCGTCTGGCCGGTGAAGTCCGCCGTCATCGTGACGGCGATCTTCGCGTCGTATCTGATCGTCGCGGGAGTCGTCTACATCGGCCTCGGCATCTTCTCCCGCGCCAAGGGCGGCTGGTCTCGCGTCGGCCACATCGTCCTCGGCCTGCTCTACATCGTCGCCGGCGTCATCGCGTTCTTCAACCTGAACGTCGCCGCCGCCACCCTCGCGCTGGTCGTCGTGATCTTCATCGGCGTGAGCTGGATCGTCGACGGCGTCGTGGCGCTCTCGCTGCTCGGCAGCGATGGGTCGCGAGTGTGGACCGTGATCTACGCCATCCTCAGCATCATCGCCGGAATCATCGTCCTCTTCTCGCCGGTCATCGCCGGATTCGCGCTATGGCTGCTCCTGGGCATGTCGCTCGTCGTGCTCGGTATCGTGCAGATCATCCGCGCGATCACGCTGGGCAAGGATGAGAAAGCGTTCACCACCGGCGCTGCCGCCGTCTGA
- a CDS encoding NfeD family protein, giving the protein MDNFSTFVTFIDHWAWIGWLVLIAVFLVIEMLSLDFTFLMLSFGSVIGLVTDFVGLPVWIQILIAALASALFILFLRPPLLRRLHRGADPTRSNVEALVDLRGIALSEITQISGQAKLANGDTWTARTTTPMAIPAGAPVAVSAINGATAIVRPLND; this is encoded by the coding sequence ATGGACAACTTCTCGACGTTCGTCACGTTCATCGACCACTGGGCATGGATCGGGTGGCTCGTCCTCATCGCCGTCTTCCTCGTCATCGAGATGCTCTCCCTCGACTTCACCTTCCTGATGCTGAGCTTCGGCAGCGTGATCGGTCTCGTCACCGACTTCGTCGGGCTCCCGGTCTGGATCCAGATCCTCATCGCCGCTTTGGCATCCGCCCTCTTCATCCTCTTCCTGCGGCCGCCCCTCTTGCGCCGACTGCACCGCGGTGCCGACCCCACCCGCTCGAACGTCGAGGCCCTCGTCGACCTCCGCGGCATCGCGCTCAGCGAGATCACGCAGATCTCCGGCCAGGCGAAGCTCGCGAACGGCGACACCTGGACCGCCCGAACCACCACCCCGATGGCGATCCCCGCGGGGGCGCCTGTCGCCGTCAGCGCGATCAACGGCGCGACCGCCATCGTCCGACCCCTCAACGACTAG
- a CDS encoding SDR family oxidoreductase, which produces MTDVLPAGSLDGKVALVTGSSRGIGADTVRYLAEAGADVVINYRNKAPRAEKLAAQLRELGRRALVVGADLTDPASIAEMFAAVRAEYGRLDVLVLNASGGMESGMAEDYALTLNRDAQLNVLNAATPLLSDGARVVFVTSHQAHFIRTTPTMPEYEPVALSKRAGEDALRELIPGLAEKGIGFTVVSGDMIEGTITATLLERANPGAIAERRESAGRLYNVSEFAAEVAKAVIDPVPADNTRLVGDVSAFAAE; this is translated from the coding sequence GTGACCGACGTTCTTCCCGCAGGATCCCTCGACGGCAAGGTGGCCCTCGTCACCGGCTCATCGCGGGGGATCGGCGCCGACACCGTGCGGTACCTCGCCGAGGCCGGCGCCGACGTCGTCATCAACTACCGGAACAAGGCGCCGCGCGCGGAGAAGCTCGCAGCGCAGCTGCGCGAGCTGGGCCGCCGGGCGCTCGTCGTCGGCGCGGACCTCACCGACCCGGCGTCGATCGCCGAGATGTTCGCCGCCGTCCGCGCCGAGTACGGGCGTCTCGACGTCCTCGTCCTCAACGCCTCGGGTGGCATGGAGTCGGGGATGGCCGAGGACTACGCCCTGACGCTCAACCGGGACGCGCAGCTCAACGTCCTCAACGCCGCGACCCCGTTGCTGTCGGACGGCGCACGCGTCGTGTTCGTCACCAGCCACCAGGCGCACTTCATCCGCACGACGCCGACGATGCCGGAGTACGAGCCCGTCGCGCTGTCCAAGCGGGCCGGCGAGGACGCGCTGCGGGAACTGATCCCCGGCCTCGCAGAGAAGGGGATCGGCTTCACCGTCGTCTCCGGCGACATGATCGAGGGCACGATCACCGCGACGCTGCTCGAGCGCGCGAACCCCGGGGCGATCGCCGAGCGCCGCGAATCCGCCGGCCGTCTCTACAACGTGTCCGAGTTCGCCGCCGAGGTCGCCAAGGCGGTCATCGACCCCGTCCCCGCGGACAACACCCGCCTCGTCGGCGACGTGAGCGCCTTCGCCGCGGAATAG
- a CDS encoding helix-turn-helix transcriptional regulator, which translates to MRKVRDRIDREYAKPLDVEALARDVHMSAGHLSRRFRETYGESPYSYLMTRRMERAMALLRRGDLSVTEVCFAVGCSSLGTFSTRFSELVGVPPSVYRERAANVEGIPSFQAKQVTRPIRNREAPRPEAHLT; encoded by the coding sequence ATGCGGAAGGTACGCGACCGCATCGATCGGGAGTACGCGAAGCCCCTGGACGTCGAGGCCCTGGCGCGGGACGTGCACATGTCCGCCGGCCACCTCAGTCGGCGGTTCCGCGAGACCTACGGCGAATCCCCGTACTCCTATCTCATGACCCGCCGCATGGAACGCGCCATGGCGCTGCTGCGTCGCGGCGACCTCAGCGTCACCGAGGTGTGCTTCGCCGTGGGCTGTTCCTCGCTGGGAACCTTCAGCACGCGGTTCTCCGAGCTGGTCGGTGTCCCACCCAGCGTGTACCGTGAACGCGCCGCGAACGTCGAGGGCATCCCCTCGTTCCAGGCGAAGCAGGTCACCCGACCGATCAGGAATCGAGAAGCGCCGCGCCCCGAGGCGCACCTAACGTGA
- a CDS encoding SPFH domain-containing protein, producing MDDASIIPTVIIWILVIAVIIFVIVTIARAIRIIPQATAGVVERLGRYHKTLSPGLNILVPFIDRLRPLIDMREQVVSFPPQPVITEDNLVVSIDTVVYFQVTDARAATYEIANYLGAVEQLTTTTLRNVVGGLNLEEALTSRDNINGQLRVVLDEATGKWGIRVGRVELKAIDPPVSIQDSMEKQMRAERDRRAAILTAEGTKQSAILEAEGLRQAEILRAEGDKQAAVLRAQGEAEAIQSVFTAIHQGAPDDKLLAYQYLQMLPKISESPSSKLWIIPSELTEALKGIGTAFTPKAGPGSTTPPAGA from the coding sequence GTGGACGACGCATCGATCATCCCGACCGTGATCATCTGGATCCTGGTGATCGCGGTCATCATCTTCGTGATCGTCACGATCGCGCGGGCGATCCGCATCATCCCGCAGGCGACCGCCGGCGTGGTGGAACGGCTCGGCCGGTATCACAAGACCCTCTCCCCCGGCCTCAACATCCTCGTGCCCTTCATCGACCGTCTGCGGCCGCTGATCGACATGCGCGAGCAGGTGGTCTCCTTCCCGCCGCAGCCCGTGATCACCGAGGACAACCTCGTCGTCTCCATCGACACGGTCGTCTACTTCCAGGTGACCGACGCCCGTGCCGCCACCTACGAGATCGCGAACTACCTCGGCGCCGTGGAGCAGCTCACCACCACGACGCTCCGCAACGTCGTCGGCGGTCTGAACCTCGAAGAGGCGCTCACGAGCCGCGACAACATCAACGGCCAGCTCCGCGTGGTCCTCGACGAGGCGACCGGCAAGTGGGGCATCCGCGTGGGCCGTGTCGAGCTCAAGGCGATCGACCCGCCCGTCTCGATCCAGGACTCGATGGAGAAGCAGATGCGCGCGGAGCGGGACCGCCGTGCGGCGATCCTGACCGCCGAGGGGACGAAGCAGTCCGCGATCCTCGAGGCGGAGGGCCTTCGTCAGGCGGAGATCCTCCGGGCCGAGGGCGACAAGCAGGCAGCGGTCCTTCGCGCCCAGGGTGAGGCGGAGGCGATCCAGAGCGTCTTCACCGCGATCCACCAAGGCGCTCCGGACGACAAGCTCCTCGCCTACCAGTACCTGCAGATGCTCCCGAAGATCAGCGAGAGCCCGTCCAGCAAGCTGTGGATCATCCCGAGCGAGCTGACCGAGGCGCTCAAGGGCATCGGCACCGCCTTCACCCCGAAGGCCGGGCCGGGTTCGACCACTCCCCCCGCTGGCGCGTGA
- a CDS encoding VOC family protein: MNISIHYAFLPHTDAEAALGFYRDALGFEVRNDVGYDGLRWLTVGPASQPETSIVLHPPATDPGITDAERQTILELIAKGSYGALTLASDDLDALFDRLVAEGADVVQEPMDQPYGVRDCAFRDPAGNLLRINQAA, from the coding sequence ATGAACATCAGCATCCACTACGCCTTCCTCCCGCACACCGACGCCGAAGCGGCGCTCGGCTTCTACCGCGACGCCCTCGGCTTCGAGGTGCGCAACGACGTCGGCTATGACGGTCTCCGCTGGCTCACGGTCGGCCCCGCAAGCCAGCCGGAGACCTCGATCGTGCTCCACCCGCCGGCCACGGACCCCGGCATCACCGACGCCGAACGGCAGACGATCCTGGAGCTCATCGCGAAGGGCAGCTATGGCGCTCTGACACTCGCGAGCGACGACCTGGACGCCCTGTTCGACCGTCTGGTCGCGGAGGGGGCGGACGTGGTCCAGGAACCCATGGATCAGCCCTACGGTGTGCGCGACTGCGCGTTCCGCGACCCCGCGGGCAACCTGCTCCGCATCAACCAGGCCGCCTGA